From the genome of Natrinema marinum:
CGATCTCCTCGACGCCAGCGGCGATGACGATGATAACCGGCACCGCGACCGCCTGCGGGACGGCAAAGAGGAGCGCGACGGCGAGCAACTGGCTCGCGAAGACGAAGGGGATAAAGAGGATCGACAGCAGCGGAACACTCCGCCGGCCGCGGATACGGCTCGCGATCGCGTCGATCACCTTCGCCGGAATCGGCTTCTGGGCGAACATGTCCTCCTCGCGGTAGACGCCGATTCCGAGCAGGAAGAAGACGGCCGCGCTGCAATAGAACGGCGCAGTCGAGAACAGGTACTCGCCGGCGGTGGCGGACTGACTCTGCAGATCCATCACGACCAGCGTCAGCGGCGAGATCAGCGCGACGGCGTGGACATCGGTGAAGATCGCCGGGATAAACGTGTACGTCGTCAGGAAGACGCTGATCGTGACCGTCACGAACGTCAGTTCTTTGAACGAGCGGGCGAGCATCGCGCCGATGAACGTCGAGCCGAGAAAGAGCAGGGCGATCGGCAGCGCCGCCGCGACGGCCAGCGGGCCGCCGCCGATCGCGACCGCGATGGCGACGACGATGGCGGCGAGGCCGCAGAGATACGGCAGGGTCTTGCCCGCCACGATCTCGAGGCGCGAGGCCGGCGAGACCAGCAGTAGTTCCCCGCGGCGCTTGACCCGCTCGTCCATGATCGTGCTCCCGTAGGCCTGGATGACGAAGTTCATCGGCACGACGAACAGGAAGGCGAGCACGAGCGACTGGAAGGGAAACGGCGGCGCGATCGAGCCGGGCGTCCCCGGAGCCGTCGACGCCGTCGAGCCGCCGCCGAGACCGGGAACTTGCAGGCGACCGTCCTCGCCGCTGTCGGCACCGGCTCCGCTGCTTCCGCCACTCGTGTCGGTCCGGCTCGGCTCGCCGTCGCCGCCGTCCGCGCCACCGGTTCCGTCGCCGGAACCACCTGCGGACCCACCGTCGCCGCTCCCGCCGCCGCTGGGCGACCCGCCGAGATCGCGGCTCTGGTAGTCCATCGAGACGAGAACCGGATAGGCGGCCGCTTCGTCGGACTCCTCGTCCATCAGTTTCGCGTTGTACGACTCGACGGCGTCCCGGAACTCGTTGGCGGCGGCCTTGCCGTTCTCGCCGACGTAACCGATCCGACCGTCTCGCATTACGATCACGTCGGCGTTCGCTCCGCCTCCGCCGTCGGTCTCGATGTCCTCGAGCGGGAGCGCCCGGAACTGCTCGCTGTCGACGGCGGCGTCGTAGTAGGGGCTGTCCGCGTCGACGCCGACGACGTAGATCTCTCGCTCGAGGCCGAGCCCAGAGTCGGCGACCGTCGCTCCAGCGGTCCCGACCGCGAGGACCATCACGACGAGGGCCACCGCCGTCTTCCGATCGACGGTATCGGCGCTGCGGGAGACCTCCCAGCGCGCGATGCGGGCCGTACGCGCGGCGAAGACGCGGAGACGATGCGGAAGCCGCCGCAGACGCCCGACGAAGCCGGGAGGACGGCCCTCGCTCACGTCTCGGCCTCCGTCGGCTCGCTCGCGACCTCGAGGAAAATCTCCTCGAGACTGGGCGTCTTCGTCTGAATGTCCGTGACGCGGCCGCCCGTGGCCTCGACGGCCTCGCGGATCGACTCGACGGCGGCCATGTCGTCGACGACGTGACGGACCTGCCCGTTCTCGCGAGTCACCTCGATCGGCCCCGCCGTCGCCTCGAGGCCGGCGCTCCCGTCGTCAGTCGCGTAGACGTGGTACTCGGTCCCGCCGTGGGCGTCGCGGATCTCTTCTAAGGTGCCGCGGGCGACGATCCGGCCGTCGTTCATGATGATGAGCCGGTCGCAGATACTCTCGACGTGAAAGAGGTTGTGCGCGCTGAAGACGATCGTCTTCCCCTCGTCGCTCAGTTCGCGGGTGAACTCGATGATGTAGTTGGTCGTCAGCGGATCGAGGCCCGACGCCGGCTCGTCGAAGATCAGTACGTCGGGGTCGTTGACCAGCGCCCGCGCGATCGCGACCTTCCGTTGCATGCCCTTCGACATGTTGCCGATTCGGCGATCCCGGTGCTCGAGATCGAGCCGGTCCAGCGAGTCGTGAATTCGCTCGCGTGCCACGTCCCTCGGCACGTCGTAGAGGTCCGCGAAGAACTCGAGGTAGCCGATCGCGGTCATCTCCTCGTACAGCGGGGATTCCTCGGGAAGGAAGCCGAGGCGGCGCTGCATCGCGGGCTCGCCGGGCGTGTGGCCGGCGACGACGGCAGTGCCGGCGGTGGGCTCGATCAGCCCCGCCAAGATCTTCAGCGTCGTCGTCTTGCCCGCGCCGTTGGGGCCGACGACGCCGAAGACCTCGCCGCGCTCGATCGAAAAGGAGCTGCCCTCGACGGCGACGAAGCCGCCGTACTCCTTCCGGAGGTCGTCCACTTCGAGTATAGCCATTGGATAGCGCGACCGAGGGAGTCACCCCAGTAAAGTCTAGCGGCCAACGACTGTCGGGGGTCGCCGACAGCTCGGCGTACGGACCAAACCACCAAAGCCGGGGATAGCGTAGTGATAGGTATGACTCGAGTCCGGACCGCAAACACGCCGAACGGCCGTCGCCTCGAGGTTTCGACCGTCGTCGCCGTCCCGGCGGCCGACGCCTGGGACGCCATCGTCGATACGACCCGGTGGCCGGAGTGGTCGCCGATCGTTCTCGGCGTCGAGTCGACGGAGCGCCGGATTCGGACCGGGACGACCGGCCGGGTGCGACTCCCCGGCGTCTGGGTCCCGTTCCGGATCGCCTCGTGTGCCGAGCGCCGGTGGACCTGGCGCGTGACGGGGGTTCCGGCCGCCGGTCACCGCGTCGACGACCTTCGCGACGAGCGGTGTCGGATCGCGTTCGAACTGCCGCCATCACAGGCGGGTTCCGCACCGATCAGCCTGCGCTCGCTCGAGAATCTGGAAGCGCTGCTCGAGGGCGACGAGGCGACCGGTCGAAGAGAGACGCCCTGATCGGTGGGTTTATCCGGTCCTCGTCAGTCTTCCACACCGAAAATGACTCGCGGTGAGACACGACGCGACGGCGACCGCCGACCGGTTCGCTGGGGGAGAGCATGGTCTCAGTAGTCGAGTTGTTCGTTCGGATCGCCGGCGAGAATCCGGTCGTTCAGGGGCTCGTGGGCGGGATCGTCATTGCGACGTTGAACTTGCTCGGGGCGTCGCTGGTGCTCGTCTGGCGCGATCCCTCCGAACGCGCGCTCGACGGCGCGCTCGGGTTCGCGGCCGGCGTGATGCTCGCCGCCGCCTTCACCAGCCTCATCATTCCGGGGATCGAGCAGTACTCCGGCGGCGATCCGATTCCGACGCTCGTCGGCGTCGTCCTC
Proteins encoded in this window:
- a CDS encoding ABC transporter ATP-binding protein, whose translation is MAILEVDDLRKEYGGFVAVEGSSFSIERGEVFGVVGPNGAGKTTTLKILAGLIEPTAGTAVVAGHTPGEPAMQRRLGFLPEESPLYEEMTAIGYLEFFADLYDVPRDVARERIHDSLDRLDLEHRDRRIGNMSKGMQRKVAIARALVNDPDVLIFDEPASGLDPLTTNYIIEFTRELSDEGKTIVFSAHNLFHVESICDRLIIMNDGRIVARGTLEEIRDAHGGTEYHVYATDDGSAGLEATAGPIEVTRENGQVRHVVDDMAAVESIREAVEATGGRVTDIQTKTPSLEEIFLEVASEPTEAET
- a CDS encoding SRPBCC family protein, giving the protein MTRVRTANTPNGRRLEVSTVVAVPAADAWDAIVDTTRWPEWSPIVLGVESTERRIRTGTTGRVRLPGVWVPFRIASCAERRWTWRVTGVPAAGHRVDDLRDERCRIAFELPPSQAGSAPISLRSLENLEALLEGDEATGRRETP
- a CDS encoding PrsW family intramembrane metalloprotease, which encodes MSEGRPPGFVGRLRRLPHRLRVFAARTARIARWEVSRSADTVDRKTAVALVVMVLAVGTAGATVADSGLGLEREIYVVGVDADSPYYDAAVDSEQFRALPLEDIETDGGGGANADVIVMRDGRIGYVGENGKAAANEFRDAVESYNAKLMDEESDEAAAYPVLVSMDYQSRDLGGSPSGGGSGDGGSAGGSGDGTGGADGGDGEPSRTDTSGGSSGAGADSGEDGRLQVPGLGGGSTASTAPGTPGSIAPPFPFQSLVLAFLFVVPMNFVIQAYGSTIMDERVKRRGELLLVSPASRLEIVAGKTLPYLCGLAAIVVAIAVAIGGGPLAVAAALPIALLFLGSTFIGAMLARSFKELTFVTVTISVFLTTYTFIPAIFTDVHAVALISPLTLVVMDLQSQSATAGEYLFSTAPFYCSAAVFFLLGIGVYREEDMFAQKPIPAKVIDAIASRIRGRRSVPLLSILFIPFVFASQLLAVALLFAVPQAVAVPVIIVIAAGVEEIAKSIHVYAGFARSRFDATLRTAAVLGALSGAGFFVGEKLTHVVQFVGLPELSVGAAAFGPAVSSDPLVLLAVFLAPLALHVATAILSALGASRGRTGYAAGFLAATLVHAAYNLGVIALVA